The DNA sequence TCTGTGTACTCATTGCATatagtatttttctgtttgtttcattacAATTATATTACTAATGCATTTTCTTTGTGAAGCCTGAATTTGCAGTGAAGAAACGCATGCTAACATACAGCATACTTGCAAGGAACCACACCCTCATTCTTGTTCCTGGATCACTGAAAAATATCATTATGTGCTAATAAATTAAACAGCATATTTAAAGTATCAACCCTTAAAAGATGAATTACCAGGCCAGCAATGACCATACActacttaatcccagcactcaggagacagcctgggaggtcagcctgctctatagagtgagatccaggacagccaggggctacatagAAAATCCACACTCACCATCAAACAAGAGATGTAGCAACCTCAGAACCTTGTTAAAGCCTTGTCTACATTGGGCTACACATATTTCCTCCTCTAAAGACTAGTTTATGTTTCTATGCCCCTAGTGATAATCaaatctatgtatttttatttaagtgtgtttACCAATGTAtttcatataaaaaacaaacgGACCAATACAGTCTTATAGAAATCTACAGGAGGCcatatttagaaattttttttagCTGTGCATGTTGGTACTTGCCTAATCGCAGCATCAGGgaaaaagaagcaggcagatctcagtaaattcaaaggccagcctgttgtcctaagcaagttcaggacagcaagtctacccagggaaaccctgaatcaataaaccaaaaacaacaaacaagcaaaacccaaaaaacaaatgtagagttttttaagacaggttttcttcaTGCAGCCCTGGCAGTTCTGGAATTCAGGTTAACTGTGGCCAGACAAAGCCAgggtgtggtagctcataccCTAAATCCAGCATTCAGGAAAAAGAGGCAAgggggatctctttgagtttgaggccaacctattCTACAatgtgcgttccaggacagccaaggctattacacctccatgttccctgagccttacatATAGGGATTCATTTCTAGATGTACTAATTGGGGTTGGGCCTCCCATTGTTACTTCTACATTTTTGATGAGTGTGTATTTCTGATGAAGCTACACGaatgaacagagaaataaaaacccaTTTTGTTTAGGGATGAGAGCAACAATTACATTGGTTACAAGGGTAGGTACTTTGAATGCAATTAGAACTTATACTGGCTTAGAAAAACTTACAGCAACAGGTATTTGCAAATGTTTCTAGAGAAATTCAATTAAGTAGCTGTAGGTCACCCCTGGGATACAAGCATCCTTTTGCACCCTTGGGTCTATGATGACATATCTTGTCCTGCTATGGTGGTTCATAGGTTTCTCAACCAGGTAggggttttcattgtttttctccaTAGCAACTAGCATAACACATTCGGACATACATCCTACAGGTCAGTTCCAGCTATATTCCTCACAGTCCTGTGTcaaaagtgtgtggtgtctctaTCAGGACACCTTACTTTCATGTTCTGGGATGCAGCCAAGGGCAAAGGCAATAAGCTATATACTTTAGAATGGTCTCTTAAATTGACTATACATACATTACAGAAATATAGACAAactttcatatacataaaatgaaataaaagtaaatatatcacTAAAACATGTGCATTTAGGGATAATTtaagttctttttctatttggCCTTCTCCTGTCCCATTGATTTAGCTAATACGTCAGGCACAATATTGAAAAGGAGTGACGATAGTGGAAATCTGTCTCTTTTCTTACTTCATTGGAATTGCTTCAATTTTCTCCCTATTTCAGGTGATATTGGGTTTCCCTTatacagcttttattttgttgaaatatgTTCCCTTTCCCCTAATTTTTCTAGGAATTTTATCAAAAAAGGATGGTCTGGGGCTTGTTAAATGATTATTTCTGAGCCAAGTCTGGTGGCTAAAGCATTTATTCCCAGGACTATGGAGCcataggcaggtagatctctgtaggACCGAGCCAAGACGGaactgcaaagtgagtccaaggcagccaggattacaacagaaaccctgtattgaaaaaaacaaaaatgaaacaaaaaagtttatttcTGCTTCTCGTGATATGATTATATGCCTTTGTCATCCAGTCCGTTATGAgctgtgctttgtttttacatttatgggTCTCCACATGTTGAGTCACCCCTGCATTTCAGTGAAGAAGCCAACCTTTCATAGTGGATAATCTTTGTACATGCCTGCGTTCTGCTTCAAGTATTATAGTAAAGAGTTTGTGTTCCATATTCCTTTAAAATCTTGAAATATCATTTTCtggtgttttttctctttttatctggTTTTGCTAATTACTTTGATGCAGGCTTTGTAAAACTAATTTGGGAGTggtccttctgtttatttttttttctttctctttctccccaccttctcttattatttgtttgtttgttttattttgtttccaaatatGGTCTTTTTGTGTATCCTTGTCTGTCCTGCATCTCCCTTCCtagaacaggctgtccttggactcacaaaGACTTCCCTGCCTGTGCCtactgaatgctggaattaacaGCCTGTACCCATCGACCAATCATAAATTAAGAAGGATGGAGCTGGGCTtgatgacacaggcctttaattccaatacCCAAGAAGCAGGGGTAGTGAggtccctgtgagttggaggccaaattgctttacagagtgagctccaggagagccaaggctacacagaggaaccaggtctcaaaaaaagagtaaaattagaCCCTTGAAAAGCACATCACATTAATCGACAAACTAGCTAGTTAAGTCCATGAAATGATCTGGAGACATGACTCCTTGTTCTCTGTTCCTAGGGTAAGGTCATTACAGTGTTcttattacctccccctgtatatgctcacagggtatcaagtctcttctcggtaacctgctgtccttcctctgagtgccaccaggtctccccctccaggggacatggtcaagtgtgaggcaccagagtatgtgagaaagtcatatcccactctccactcaagtgtggagactgttctgaccattggctagatctgggtagggggttaaagtttactgcctgtattgtccttggctggtgccttactttgggtgcgacccctgggcccaaatctgcctatcataatgttctacttgtgggtttctaggaccctctggatccttctactttgctattctcccatgcttctctcatctagagtcccaataagatgtcctcccctctgtcccagtttcctggtaagtgaaggcttttgtgggacatgccccttgggctagtatgcagatataagtgagtatataccatttgattctttctgcttccggattaactcactcattatgatcatttctagctcaatccatttatccacaaatttcaggaattccatgtttttaatagctgagtagtattccatagtgtatatgtaccacagtttctttatccattcttctactgagggacacttagactgtttccatgatctggctattatgaataaggctggttgagcaaattttagggcttcctcaagacccagttattccactccttggaatatacccagaagatgctccagcacatcaTAGCATTCTAGAGGAGCAGGGTAGAGCTCTACAGTCAGCATGTTTAGATTGGCCATGCAGTGCAGAAGGTCTTTCAGTACAGCCATGGAGAAGTTATTGTCATAGAAATTGACCCTGGTGAGCTGGGAGCATTGGAtcacagaaagcagaagaaaactgAGGTGAGACTCCTCCAGGCTTCAGTACTCTAACTCCAGGGTCTGCAGAGTGTCTGCTACATTATCCAGGAGGACTTGGAGACCTGTGGGATGGGATATGGATAACACTATCCCACTGAGGTATATGTGTTTCAATTGACAAAGACTCTGACTCCATGACAAGTGTTTCAAATCTGACTGTGATAGATGGCAGTGAGTAATAGACAAGGATTCCAATGGGATTTTCAGGTATCTAGGGAAAGATAAATGAATTAGTTCTGGCTCATGTTGTTGGAGGATATTATTAAGGTTGACACTGAATGGGTGAACCACATAAGCAAAGTCCATTTATACTTACAGTGAATGTCATCACCGAGGTACAGCTTGAAGGTATCTCCTCATATCACTAACTCCTGAGCCATAGCACTATCAGGTGGATGGATTCAGAACACAGATATGCAACTCCACATCCTCCCTGTCAGATGGAGAACTAGATCTTGCCGCATCATGCGGCAAGGAACACACAGAAAGGAACATCACGTAAAGTTTCTGGCAACATCTTGGCTTGTGTCCAACTGTGTTCATCATTTCCTTGTTATCTCAAACAACCTCTATCCCTGATTTTGGTGCTCCGCCCTTGAAACTGATGAAACTGTACCCCAATGTCACCAAATCCCATCTGCTAAATTCCAACCTGTATTAAAATCATCTTTACCTCCAGGCAGAATTACAGACTGACAGAGACATCAATAGTGGAAGAAACTGGtttctgttgagagacatcttTGTAAAGAACTCCATTGAAACCACAGGTGTGGGTCCTCCCTTGCTCAGGGCCCTCTACTTTGCCTTGTTCCCTTCCACAGTCTTAGTCTTAGAGAGGATCCCAAAGAGGAATACCTAAAGGTCACTCACTGCATCTGACCCACTGGTGTAGTTGACATACTTGCAATGCAACTTTCTACGTACTTCCTACCCCAGCTCAAACTCTGCTAAATGAATTGGAACTGAACCAATGACCTCAGTTCAGAAGGAAACAATGCACACTGAGATACTGTCATGAACCTCTATATGTAAAATCCAATGTGGCTGGCACCCCACAGGTGCCCACTAATGATCAAAGTAGAGGGAAAATTCGCTGATATAGCAGAAAGGGCTCACAATCAATCCTTATCTGAAAAACTGTTTCTTGTGGTCCATGGAAAAGTGGTTGACATTCACATAGAGATATTGGGACAGTTGAGTTTGGAGAACATGCAAGGAACTTGGAGAGGCAACTCTCTACTATATCTGCCAATGTATTTTCAGCCCTGCCTGTGTAAAAGTAGATATGACTCAGACAGATTTTGTGGAGATTTCTCATCTGGCCAAGGCAAGGTGCAAAATAACCCAGGATGGACAGGTCCTGGCTTGTAGAAAGTTCCAATTCCTCTATGTAGTATCGTTTGAAAATATCCAAGACATCAGTGATTATTTCCACAGTGAAGGCACATATCTTCATCTCCAGACAGCACAACTTCACACAGCCCTTTCCCTGCTGGGCCCACTGCAATAAGTAAATTTGGTGTTCTTCCAGCTGGAAGTAGAGGTGGAGGTCAGTGACCACCTTCAAACGCCGCCTCTGGGCATATCTATGAATGCGATTTGCTACTTGCTTCTCCCTCACAGTATCTGCTGAGCCAATTCCATCCTCTCCAGCCCATACATCCCAGAAATCCTGGTGCACATTCCTTAAGTCGAGCACTTGAAGCTTGCACCTACTGTGAAGAGATAAGAGAAAGTTTTATAATGTAAACCAGGAACCAACATGTAGGCAGCTTTTATAATGTCAGCTCCCACATAGTACTTTACACCTGTAAGGCAGGGACTCTTTTCCTGAGCTACATGGAGACATGTCCTGCTTCCATTCAAGTGGGGGATTGTCTCTTCCACATCTAGtgtctgtaggagaaatggggaAAGGCTTCTCCTACTAGGGTTACATCTGCTTTGAGATGCCCTCCATTCCTGACTGCCATTTATATCAGCTCACAAATTGAGTAGTAGTTCCACAAACCTCCAAGTCAATGACCTCAGAATCCTCTGTACAGTTTTGCCCCATTCCCCCTGACTTCACTTGTGTCTTACCACTAGCCCAGTGATTTCCCTTCTAGCCTCCTTGGGCCTTGCTTACCTGGGATGAGCCTTCTGCATCACAAGAATGTCTATGCCATCCAGCACAGCTTTCAATGTCTCTACTTCAGGTGTCTTCATCAGTACAcccacagagaggcagggaatAGGCCAGGCTGCCACCATTGCCTTTAATATCTTTGTATGTCTGCCATCAAAGGCCTCCTTGAACAGTGATGGGAAGAACTCAATGGGCAGGTTCTCCAGAGCAGAGATTTCCAAAGCATCTTTCCTCAGCAGCCCCTGCATGGCCAGCTGCACAAGTGTGGGAGGGTTGATGATGCTCTTCCTCATAGACAGTTTTTCATCAGATGGACCTGCTGAAGCCTTGAGGAGACATAGTTTCAGGCTAAGTTCTGAAAATCCCTATTTATCACACATcacaagaatgagagaaagagagagacagagagtgagagagagagaaagaaagagagggacagacagacagagagacagagacagaaacagagacagagagtgacagagagagaaaaagagatggagagacagaaacagagagagattttACATGTCAGCCTGGCATGTTGGCaaattcctgtaatcccagcactctgggaggcagaggaggtggttCACTgtgtcagcctgatctacaacatGAATCCAGCAttgccaaggcaacacagagaagtctctctctcttagagattgagtgagtgagtgtgtgatttgtacagtattctgcctgcatgtgggcctacatgccagaaaaggacaccaaatctcactatagttagttatgagccaccatgtagtttctggaaactgaacaaaaGTCCTTTGCAAGGAtatccagccaggtgtggtggcacatgcctttaatcccagcactcaggaggcagaggcaggcagattcatgtgagttcaaggccagcctgttctacaaacagagtccaggacagccagagctgcaggaggaacaaaacaaacaaacaaacaaacaaaaaacaaaaaccaagggctggagagttcaCTCAGAAGTTAGCAAcactggccagcctgctctacaaagtgagtacaggacatcGAAGTCAAAGCAAAGCAATCtctcttcttaaaaacaaaagaatctaaaaatcaaaacaaggaccccaaaatgaaacaaaaaaacaaaaaatgcaaacaagaacaacaacaacaacaaaacaaagatttaaaattttttaaatgtcttcattgAAGTTTCCTTCATGGGGTTTGTTCCTACTACACATTTGTTCTAACATTCAGTCACATTCCCAGGTCATCCATTTCATTCTCTTAAATTTCATGTAGAGATAAGAATTCTTCATGCAGTCAACTCTACCCTGGACTGTGATCCTTTGTGATCAGTACATGAATTCAAGTTTCCAGCTGTGGCTATTGTATGTTGCCTGGCTCCTAGcttgcacacactcatgtgtctgtgtgtgtgtgtgtgtatgtgtgtgtatgttagacaTTCATTGTCAAATAAAGAAGGCTGAAGCAACCACATTCCTATTGCCTTGGTTTCCATCAGCCGGGACCTGGAGTTTTGGGCATTAAATCATCCTCAGAACTCTCTGTAggctaaaattaagaaaaatattcaattcATACAACTGCAAAGCAATACtctatgaaatataatttaagataATACAAAGGGATTGAATTAAAAAGAAGGTcctatgctgggcgtggtggtacacgccttaaaacccagcagttgggaggcagaggcaggcagattgctgtgagtttgagaccagcctggtccacaaagtgagtccaggagagccaaggctacacaaagaaacactgtcccaaaaaacaaaaacaaacaaacaaaacaaaaaaagaagaagatccTAACTGAAGTTCCAGAATGACCCTAGAAATCTGGACAGAGCTGGATGaatctagagttcaaggccagccttgcctagttgagactctgtctctaaaaactcaTGATAACAAAGAAATTAACATGTAAATTCCCATATGATGACTATTTCTCatgaaaatcaaattatattaaaTCTAAAACTATAGATTTGGAAATGTGACTATAGCTTGATGGAGATAAGGCTACAGCATGCAAGAAGCCTCATTACAGAAGTGAGTTACTTTCCTGCTATCAACACTGGTGACAGAGCTGCTTTTCCCAACAGGATCAAGTTACAACTCTAGGCTCAAGGACTCTGGTGTTCTACTGAACCTCCTCTGAGCCTTTTATGCACATTCTTTCTTGCCCCTCCCTATGTAGCCCCACATACCTTCCTCAAGCTCCTATCTGATCAGCTCAATGAGTCTCTACCCAtttcatattattaaaatttgattttttttacctACTGTAGGTTGATTGACTCAGACCTTCACATGTGAAATCAAGAACACCAAACTAGACAGTCAAgattctgctgggcatggtggcactggactttattcccagcacatgggaaacaaaggcaggcacatctctgtgagttcaagggcagcatggtctactaagcaggttccaggacagatagggatgcacatggagagatcctgtctgaaaaaacaacaacaacaacaacagatgaagaaacaaaacaaaaataaaaaagaaagtcatatttccattgcttgcttgcttgactaattttgtatgtgtatgtacatacacttaCAAAGGGTATACTTCACTGTTTGTGGATTTagtgtctatatatgtgtttgtttcagtttggttttatttgtgtgtgtacttgagtAAGTACTGAATTTTGGATCAGCCAAAGGTTACATACAAAGATTTTGTCTCAAAGCAatgacgatgacaacaacaaaacaaaaaccaaacacaaaccaaccaatcaacggaataaacaaataaatgcacatgAATATGTCACAGATGTGAAAGGGTTGAGCTGGGTGGTGGGTATCTGTAGTTCTAGCTATCATGAAGTTTAGTTGGGACCATGCCTTGAGCAAGAAGTTTGAATCAATCCGTATGAAGATGAATA is a window from the Acomys russatus unplaced genomic scaffold, mAcoRus1.1, whole genome shotgun sequence genome containing:
- the LOC127186432 gene encoding PRAME family member 8-like; the protein is MRKSIINPPTLVQLAMQGLLRKDALEISALENLPIEFFPSLFKEAFDGRHTKILKAMVAAWPIPCLSVGVLMKTPEVETLKAVLDGIDILVMQKAHPRCKLQVLDLRNVHQDFWDVWAGEDGIGSADTVREKQVANRIHRYAQRRRLKVVTDLHLYFQLEEHQIYLLQWAQQGKGCVKLCCLEMKICAFTVEIITDVLDIFKRYYIEELELSTSQDLSIL